In Synergistaceae bacterium, the DNA window CCGTGTGAAAGCGGGAGGGTTTAATTTTTCTGGAGGTGTATTAATGATGCAGAAACGGCGCAAGTCTTCAAATGTATTGCTTGATACGGCACTTCAGGAGTTTTACGGTGCGGCTGACGAAATGGGATTGAGCGAGAACCTTATAGCCGTCCTGAGCAGGTCAGAACGCAGGGTGCAGGTCTCAATTCCCGTAGAGATGGACGACGGGACTGTTGAGGTCTTCGAGGGCTACCGTGTCCAGCACTCAACGGCACTGGGCCCATCGAAGGGAGGAATACGCTACGACTTGGGCGTTGACATGGACGAGTGCGAAGCGTTGGCCATGCTGATGACGTGGAAATGCTCTCTTGCGGGCATCCCTTACGGCGGCGGCAAAGGCGGAATCTGCTGCGACCCGCTCACAATGTCCAAGAAGGAGAAGGAGAAGCTTACACGGACATACGCGGCACGGATTGAGCCGATACTTGGCCGGTGGAGCGACGTACCTGCTCCCGACATGAATACCGGCGGGCAGGAGATGGTGTGGATTCTCGACACTGTCAGCAAGATGCGCGGGAAACTCGAACCCGCAATCCTCACCGGCAAGCCCGTAACCTACTGGGGAAGTTTCGGGCGCAACGAGGCAACGGGACGCGGAGTCGCGACGTGCGGGCTGGAATTGATGCGCATTCTGGACAAAAACCCCGGCAGTGTTACGGCATCCGTTCAGGGTTTCGGGAACGTCGGGAGCTACACGGCAAAGACGCTCAACGATGCCGGAGTGAAGATCGTGGGCATAAGCGACATCACAGGAGGGTACTATTCGGCGGGAGGCATCGACATACACAAAGCCTTTGAGGCAGTGCGCAATCACCCCAAGAAGCTGCTTGAAGGTTTCGAGAGCATCGGTAACTGCGAGAAGGTCGATGATGTGCTGTTCACGGATTGTGATTTCCTGTTTCCTTGCGCGAGGGACGGCGTAATCAACCGCGACACTGCGGGCAGAGTGAAGGCACGTTACATTGTGGAGGGAGCTAACGGCCCGACGACTCCCGAAGGCGAGGACATCCTTGAGGGTAACGGCGTGATGATTGTCCCCGACTTCCTCGCTAACTCCGGCGGGGTTATCGGCTCGTATTTCGAGTGGGCACAGAACCTTCAGGGTGCGTTCTGGACTGAGGAGGAGTACAACAGCAGGCTTGTGCACATGATGAAGGGGAACTTCCGGCGGGTGTGGGACTACGCGGAGACGAAGCACGTGAAGATGAGGCGTGCGGCAACTATGGCGGCAATTCAGCGTGTGGCTGATGTTGTCGAGATGAGGGGAATGTTCTTGTAGTATGAGTGATTGTGAAACTTTCCCCCTGTCGTCGCTAGGCAGGGGGGATTTTTTTCGCGAAACTTATTAGTTCTTCACGCGAGTTGCTCAGCTCTCCGTCAACTACAGCTTCAAGCAGTGCCGCTAATGTCTTCCCGATTGCCGGGCCCTTAAGCCCCAGTGCAATCATGTCATGACCGTTCACGGCCAAATCCGTAATCTTCAGGCAGGCATCCTCGTCAATAACTTCCTGTATAAGCTCAAATGCACGTCTGAGCTGTGCCTCATTCTCGGGGAGCTCGACATGTGCCGCCAGATCTGCCCTCTGAAGTTCGAGTAGCTTCATCACGTTGTCATACCCATGACGCGACAATAACCGTCTTGCTGTCTTTGTGTTTGCCGGAAAGTTTATGCAGTGCTCAGAGATCAGGAACTCCACCGTCCTCTTTGTGGCGTTGTCGAAACGCAGCCTGTTCATGATAACTTCTGCCGTTTCCGCGCCCGTCTTGTCGTGTCCGTAGAAATGCCCCTGCCCGTTCTCTCCCATGAAGAAGCATCTCGGCTTTGCGATGTCGTGAAACAGTGCCGCCCATCGAAGCTCCGGCGTGTTTTTGACCTCAACAACAACTTTCACCGTGTGTGCGTAAACGTCAAGATAGTGGTACGAGTTGTGCTGCTCGAAGCCTATCATCTCCCTGACCTCCGGGATTACTTCTCCCAGAACGTCCGCAAACTCAGTGAGCACGCTTTCAGCGTACGGTGCACAGAGAATCTTCGTCAGCTCGTCGCGTACACGTTCGGGCGCAACACCCGACAACGTCCCCGCCATCCCGTGAACTGCCTCTGCTGTCTCCTCCTCGACCCTGAAGCCGAAGAGTGCCGCAAACCTCAGCCCGCGAAGAATCCTCAACGGGTCTTCCCCGAACCTCAGGCGCGCGTCAACAACTCCGCGAATGACTCTGTTCCTGATGTCCTCACGGCCTCCGAACGGGTCAATCATTTCCCGCGACGGATGCCAAGCTATTGCGTTGACGGTGAAATCTCTGCGCGACAGGTCATCAGTCAGCGTTTTCCCTCCGTATCTGTACGTAGTAACCTCGATGCCGTGATCCTCTCCGTCAACGATGACCTTCACCGTCCCGTGCTGCTCGCCTGAACCTATGGGGCGGCAGTCAAGCACCCTCTCGACCTCCTCAACACTCGCGCTTGTTGCAATGTCGAAGTCTGCAGGCAGAAGGTTCATCAGGAAGCTGCGCACGCATCCTCCGACGAGAAAAGCATCATACCCGGCGGAATTGAGGCTCATAATAACTTTCAGTGCAGCATCATAACCATTCATAATGCGGAAAATTTTACCGCCTTGACGATAAATAGCAAGTAGAGTAAAATAGCCCTTGTGCTTAATCACCAGCATTGAACGCCGGGCTGGTGGAATGGTAGACACACGGGACTTAAAATCCCGAGGGCGTTAAGTCCGTGAGAGTTCGAGTCTCTCGTCCGGCATTGACAAGTGAACATCGCGGGGTGGAGCAGTTTGGAAGCTCGTCGGGCTCATAACCCGAAGGTCAAAGGTTCAAATCCTTTCCCCGCCACCAACAAGGCGGTATAGCTCAGATGGCTAGAGCATGCGGTTCATACCCGCAGTGTCCCCGGTTCGATTCCAGGTGCCGCCACCAAGACAGTAACGCGTACACAAGCGCACATTATAGAAGCCCGCAAGCAGAGCGGGTTTTTTTGTACACATACCGAAAACTAACCCCGTGATATAATGCACCAAGTTTTCCCACAACATAGAAGGAGGAGTTGTTCATTATGAGCAGAATTGCTATTGTCGGCGGCTGCGGGCATGTCGGTTTCCCGTTAGGGCTTGCGCTAGCCAGCGGTCTAAGTAATTCACACAAGGGGGGGGGGCAAACTACGTATCGCTGATCGACATCAACGCTGAAGTCATCAGCACCATCAACAGCGGCCGCGTACCCTTCCAAGAAGCCGGAGCAGAAAGCATACTCCGCGAAGTCCTCGAGGCAAAGGCACTCCACGCCTCAGACGACATGAATCTTGTGCGTGATGCAGACGCAGTAATCTTCGTAACAGGCACTCCAGTCGACGAACACCTCAACCCAAGAATCCGCGACGTTCTCAGCGTCATAAAGCTCTATCTTCCGTACATGAATCCTGGACAGCTGATAATTCTCAGGAGCACAATCTTTCCCGGAGTGTTCCGTGTTGTCGACAATATGCTGACTAAGTCGTTCGGCACTGCACCGAAGCTGGCGTTCTGCCCGGAGCGCATCGTTCAGGGCAAGGGTATCGAGGAGATCTTCACGCTCCCGCAGCTCGTCTCAGCGAACTCTCCTGAAGCCTTCCGCGAAGCATCAGAGCTCTTCTCGCACATAGCACCGAAGATTATTCCCCTCGAGCCCGAAGAAGCCGAGCTGGCCAAGCTCCTGACGAACTCGTGGCGTTACCTAGAGTT includes these proteins:
- a CDS encoding nucleotide sugar dehydrogenase is translated as MIDINAEVISTINSGRVPFQEAGAESILREVLEAKALHASDDMNLVRDADAVIFVTGTPVDEHLNPRIRDVLSVIKLYLPYMNPGQLIILRSTIFPGVFRVVDNMLTKSFGTAPKLAFCPERIVQGKGIEEIFTLPQLVSANSPEAFREASELFSHIAPKIIPLEPEEAELAKLLTNSWRYLEFAIANQFYMMCEEKGYSFYKILGALSEDYPRARHFARAGFAAGPCLFKDTMQLSAFYNNKFFLGQAGMLVNEGLPDFVVSQLEKRMGGSLKDKKIAILGMAFKPNNDDTRESLSFKLRKNLEFRMAEVLIHDPYLDTAPLGEVLAQADGVILGVPHDEYLGLKIAVPFVDCWNVWATTSGKED
- a CDS encoding Glu/Leu/Phe/Val dehydrogenase encodes the protein MMQKRRKSSNVLLDTALQEFYGAADEMGLSENLIAVLSRSERRVQVSIPVEMDDGTVEVFEGYRVQHSTALGPSKGGIRYDLGVDMDECEALAMLMTWKCSLAGIPYGGGKGGICCDPLTMSKKEKEKLTRTYAARIEPILGRWSDVPAPDMNTGGQEMVWILDTVSKMRGKLEPAILTGKPVTYWGSFGRNEATGRGVATCGLELMRILDKNPGSVTASVQGFGNVGSYTAKTLNDAGVKIVGISDITGGYYSAGGIDIHKAFEAVRNHPKKLLEGFESIGNCEKVDDVLFTDCDFLFPCARDGVINRDTAGRVKARYIVEGANGPTTPEGEDILEGNGVMIVPDFLANSGGVIGSYFEWAQNLQGAFWTEEEYNSRLVHMMKGNFRRVWDYAETKHVKMRRAATMAAIQRVADVVEMRGMFL
- a CDS encoding HD domain-containing protein, which gives rise to MNGYDAALKVIMSLNSAGYDAFLVGGCVRSFLMNLLPADFDIATSASVEEVERVLDCRPIGSGEQHGTVKVIVDGEDHGIEVTTYRYGGKTLTDDLSRRDFTVNAIAWHPSREMIDPFGGREDIRNRVIRGVVDARLRFGEDPLRILRGLRFAALFGFRVEEETAEAVHGMAGTLSGVAPERVRDELTKILCAPYAESVLTEFADVLGEVIPEVREMIGFEQHNSYHYLDVYAHTVKVVVEVKNTPELRWAALFHDIAKPRCFFMGENGQGHFYGHDKTGAETAEVIMNRLRFDNATKRTVEFLISEHCINFPANTKTARRLLSRHGYDNVMKLLELQRADLAAHVELPENEAQLRRAFELIQEVIDEDACLKITDLAVNGHDMIALGLKGPAIGKTLAALLEAVVDGELSNSREELISFAKKIPPA